CATCAGCGAGCGCGCAAAAATCCAGGTGGTCACCTGCGAAAATGTCAGGGTCAACAAGCCCGGTTTTTGCCCGCTGGCGTTGACACCCAGGTAAAAAGCGCCTTCGCTTTCGGCCCGGGGGGAAAGGAGGACCGAAGCCAGAGCAATAACGCCGGCGAAGGCGGGAAGAACGTAGTCCATACAAATCTCCACAGAGTAGAAGAAAAGGTTACAAACCGTTTAAATGCCAGTCGTAGGAGTAAGCGACTGACCCCTTAAAAGCCTTCAGGCGCCCGGCCAGTTCCGGGTCGGCAAGACCCTCCAGATAGTTCAATAAGCGGGTTTCGTTGCCGCCGAAATCGACCTGATACCAGTCGTAGATGCTCGACAGAACCAGCGTATCTCCTTCGAACTTCACTCCACGTGAACTGTTGACGTATGCGCTCGCCGCCTGATTGAGAAGCCGCTCAGTATTTTCCGCCGTAAAGGGTTCGGACTGCAGATTCGGACAGCTGTAGCTGGCGCAGTTGACCGCGTAATGGATGCGGTTGTCCCGCCAGATCGGACGTAAAATGCGGTGTTCGATGTCGTTCAGTGACAGGTCGAGTCTCTCGATTTTGATCAGTTTCAGATCCCAGGGGCCCGGGCTGAACCAGCCGGATTTGATCTCGCGGATACTCGATACCGGGTAGTTGTTCAGGATCGTCTCGACCGTCAGCGCGTTGTAGAGATTGATCCAGTACGCCTTCTGCTCCGTGCGCTTCAACTGTGACACGGTTACCGTCGAAAGCCTGGTCAGATAGTCGGCGAGTGCCTGATGATCCGCTGCGGTGACACTGCCGTAGCGCACCAGATTGGGCGTTCCATCCTTGGACACGACCAGATATTTATGCAAAAAAGTACCCCAGGCGGCATGGTCGATGTGGATCGTACTCTCAGGTGTGTTGGCCTGCCAGTGTGGCCAGAGTTCCGCCTGTGGAGCCGCGTGCACCGCACCGGCGGATAGCAGCAGGGCGCAGACGGCGACAAGAATATTTTTATTGAAAGACATAGGGTTCAGCCTCTTTGCCAGCGGTGAAATTTCTCGACCCAGGCGAGCAACTTCACCGGAATATGGGCGCGCTTCCACTCCCCGGCTGTGGCCTTGTTGCCTTCGGCCAGGGTCGGGTAGGGGTGGATGGTGCCGAGAATCTTGTTCAGGCCGATGCCGTGCTTCATCGCCAGGATAAATTCGGCGAGCAGATCTCCGGCATGCGGGCCGACGATGGTGGCGCCGAGAATCTTGTCATTGCCGCGCGGCGTAATCACCTTGATCCAGCCATCGTCTTCCCCTTCAGCGATCGCCCGATCGAGTTCTTCCAGTTGATAAACTGTCACCTCAAAATCGAGTTTCTGTTCGGTTGCCTCTGTTGTGTTCATTCCGACGCGTGCCACCTCGGGGTCGGTGAAGGTGCACCAGGGGATGACACGATAATCAACGCGAAAGGTTTTAAACGGGCTGAACAGGGCATTGACCACCGCGTACCAGGCCTGATGCGCTGCGGTATGGGTGAACTGATAAGGACCTGCCACATCACCGGCGCACAGGATGTTGGGGAAGTTGGTGCGCAGAAACGGGTCGG
Above is a genomic segment from Geopsychrobacter electrodiphilus DSM 16401 containing:
- a CDS encoding DUF547 domain-containing protein, producing the protein MSFNKNILVAVCALLLSAGAVHAAPQAELWPHWQANTPESTIHIDHAAWGTFLHKYLVVSKDGTPNLVRYGSVTAADHQALADYLTRLSTVTVSQLKRTEQKAYWINLYNALTVETILNNYPVSSIREIKSGWFSPGPWDLKLIKIERLDLSLNDIEHRILRPIWRDNRIHYAVNCASYSCPNLQSEPFTAENTERLLNQAASAYVNSSRGVKFEGDTLVLSSIYDWYQVDFGGNETRLLNYLEGLADPELAGRLKAFKGSVAYSYDWHLNGL